The following are encoded together in the Drosophila sechellia strain sech25 chromosome 3R, ASM438219v1, whole genome shotgun sequence genome:
- the LOC6612962 gene encoding LOW QUALITY PROTEIN: uncharacterized protein LOC6612962 (The sequence of the model RefSeq protein was modified relative to this genomic sequence to represent the inferred CDS: deleted 1 base in 1 codon; substituted 1 base at 1 genomic stop codon), with protein sequence MYVSPCKTNXTENRNSLGNSKIRNLKNRTDINETKILLPTQMPTTRIQTAADMRYLHDLNVQISQNRRSVSVSKQLDRDLCNQHFDTFETFWGRPGHGARGDKINKLKLDNLLYGASESA encoded by the exons ATGTATGTATCCCCGTGCAAAACGAATTGAACTGAAAACCGAAACTCGCTCggaaattcgaaaattcgaAATCTGAAAAATCGAACTGATATAAATGAAACTAAAATATTGCTGCCCACCCAAATG CCGACAACCAGGATCCAAACGGCCGCCGACATGCGCTATCTGCACGACCTGAATGTCCAGATCTCCCAGAACCGTCGATCCGTCTCCGTTTCCAAGCAACTGGACAGGGATCTGTGCAACCAGCACTTCGACACCTTCGAAACGTTCTGGGGCAGACCAGGACATGGAGCCCGTGGCGACAAGATCAACAAACTGAAACTGGACAATCTGCTCTACGGCGCCAGCGAATCGGCGTAA